The nucleotide window ACTGGGCGACAAGGGCGACCTCATCGACGACGAGGACGAGGATCTCGAGGACGCCGAGGAGGCGGAGGAGCTCGTGCGCTCCTCGCACGAGGACGACGAGGCGATCCAGTCGCTCATCGATGCGAGCGACGAGGAGTTCGACGACGAGTTCGACGACGACTTCGACTCCGCGGAGGCCGAGATCGACCGCGAGCCCGAGGACGAGTCGGTGCTCGAGGAGCGGGCCGATCCGCACCCCGACGACGAAGGGAGCACCCGATGAACGCCACCCCGCTCGTCCCCCTCGTCGTGCTGCTGCCCCTGCTCGGCGCCGGCCTGTCGCTCATGCTCGGCCGGCATCCGCGCGCCCAGATCGCCGTCGGCAGCACCGTGCTGTCGGCGGTGGCGATCATCGCGATCGTGCTGCTCGTCACGGTCGACACCGCCGGCGGCCTCGTCGTCCACATCGGCGACTGGCAGGCGCCGTTCGGCATCACCCTCGTCGTCGACCGGCTGGCGGCCGTCATGCTGCTGATCTCGGCGATCGTGCTCATCGTCGTCCTCGTATACGCCGTCGGGCAGGGCATCGCCGACCGCAACCGCGAGACGCCGGTCTCGATCTTCCACCCGAGCTATCTGATCCTGTCGGCGGGTGTGTTCGACGCCTTCATCGCCGGCGACCTGTTCAACCTGTACGTCGCGTTCGAGATCCTGCTGTCGGCCAGTTACGTGCTGCTGACGCTCGGCGGCACGGGCGAGCGGATCCGCGCGGGCGTCACGTACATCATCGTGAGCCTCGTCTCCTCGCTGTTCTTCCTGTCGTCGCTCGCGCTCATCTACGGCGCGACGGGCACGGTGAACATCGCGCAGCTCTCGGAACGGCTCGCCGAACTGCCGGACGATGTGCGGCTCATCCTGCACCTGCTGCTGCTCATCGGCTTCGGGGTGAAGGCGGCGATCTTCCCGCTGTCGTTCTGGCTGCCCGACTCGTATCCGACGGCGCCGGCGCCGGTCACGGCGGTGTTCGCGGGCTTGCTGACGAAGGTCGGCGTGTATGCGATCATCCGCACCGAGACGGTCCTGTTCCCCGGCGGCGATCTCTCGATCGTGCTGCTCGTCGTCGGCGGGCTGACGATGCTCGTCGGCATCCTCGGCGCGCTCTCGCAGGCCGATATCAAACGTCTGCTGTCGTTCACGCTCGTCAGCCACATCGGCTACATGATCTTCGGCATCGCCCTCGGCACCGAGCTCGGCATGACGGCGACGATCTACTACGTCGTCCACCACATCACGGTGCAGACGGCACTGTTCCTGACGACCGGCCTCATCGAGCGTTTCGGCGGGGCGACGTCGATCACCCGGCTCGCCGGGCTTCTGAAGGCGAGCCCGCTGCTGGCGATCCTGTTCTTCATCCCGGCCCTGAACCTCGGCGGCATCCCGCCGTTCTCGGGCTTCCTCGGCAAGGCGGGCCTGTTCCTGGCCGGGGCGGAGGATGCGAGCTGGCTCGTGTGGATCGTGATCGCCGCGGGGGCTGCGACGAGCCTCATCACCCTGTACGCCCTGACCCGGTTCTGGAACATGGCGTTCTGGCGTCGGCGGAGCGAGCTCGAGGGGTACGAGTCGGTGCTGCTCGATTCGGTGCAGGAGGCGCCGACGGGCGCGGTGCGCACGGCGACGGGCACGACGCCGGCGCTCATGACGGTCGCGACGGCGGTGCTGGTGCTGCTCACGGTGGCCCTCACG belongs to Agromyces archimandritae and includes:
- a CDS encoding Na+/H+ antiporter subunit D, encoding MNATPLVPLVVLLPLLGAGLSLMLGRHPRAQIAVGSTVLSAVAIIAIVLLVTVDTAGGLVVHIGDWQAPFGITLVVDRLAAVMLLISAIVLIVVLVYAVGQGIADRNRETPVSIFHPSYLILSAGVFDAFIAGDLFNLYVAFEILLSASYVLLTLGGTGERIRAGVTYIIVSLVSSLFFLSSLALIYGATGTVNIAQLSERLAELPDDVRLILHLLLLIGFGVKAAIFPLSFWLPDSYPTAPAPVTAVFAGLLTKVGVYAIIRTETVLFPGGDLSIVLLVVGGLTMLVGILGALSQADIKRLLSFTLVSHIGYMIFGIALGTELGMTATIYYVVHHITVQTALFLTTGLIERFGGATSITRLAGLLKASPLLAILFFIPALNLGGIPPFSGFLGKAGLFLAGAEDASWLVWIVIAAGAATSLITLYALTRFWNMAFWRRRSELEGYESVLLDSVQEAPTGAVRTATGTTPALMTVATAVLVLLTVALTVFAGPLFDLAGRAAGGLLDPSVYVGLVYPGGIR